The DNA sequence GCACGTGACAACGATCAGGACCGTTCAGTCGGGGTACGACACGCTCTACAGCCAGCGGAATGCATTGAATCGAAAAACGGTAATGACCGCCGTACAGACCTACGCCACCACCTTGCAACAAATCCGGAGCGATCTGGATCAACTGAACGCTGTTTATGGAAGACTTCACCCCTGAGCAAATTGCGGTCATTGCCAACAGCTACCGCACAATGGCCCGCGCGCTGAATGAGTTTCAGGTACTGCGCTGGTCCGAATTCTCGCATGAGCAGCAATTGGATCTGAATGCCTACCAAAATAGTCTGCTCAACCGCGCGCAGGATCTGCAAACGATGGCGGTACGCCCGGCTTTCAAAAATACGGCTGAAATGACCAAAGGAATCCTGCAGGCAACGGAGTACGCTACCGACAGTTTAAAACACATCCGGAATGTGACGCTGGCCCTGAACGTGGGGGCCATCACTGTAGCATTAGCCTCCTACGTTGCCCGGGCTAATTTACGCGGTATCGAGACCGCCCTGCGCGAACTCGGTGACCTGCTGGTTACGGAAGAATAATGTAGAAAAGAAAGCGGGGGACTCGGGGAAAGAAAGGGAACAGCGGCTTTACTGAGCCTGTTTCTCCCTTTCTTTCTCCGCGTCCCCCGCCTTCTTTTCTCCTTTTTTTACAATATCAACCCCGAGGGTGATTTTACGCCGACGAGTTCTACTTCGAATACCAAGTCCTGCCCGGCCAGTGGGTGATTGGCGTCGAGTGTAACATTTGTTTCGGTCAGGTCACGAACAATAACCGGAATGGGCCGTGGGTTACCGTCTTCGTGCATGTTAAGGGTCATCCCCATTTCGAGCGGAATATCGTTGGGAATATCGGTACGGTTCAGCGTGAAGATCATTTCCTCATTGGCTGGCCCGTAGGCGTCTTCAACCGGAATATTGATGGTTTTCTTTTCGCCCTGGTTCATCCCGGCAACGCCCTCGTCAAAGCCTTTGATGACCTGACCGCTGCCAACGGTAAATTCTAATGGTGTGCGACCGGCCGATGAATCAAATACGGTTCCGTCGCTCAGGGTGCCGGTATAATGCACCTGAACGGTGTCGCCGGATTTTGCTTGTGCCATAATGCTGTTGGTTTGGTAAACGCTGTCACAAAAATACCGGGACTTCCGGTAAGGACTTGACTATACGCTAACTTTTGACCAACTCCTTACCAGGGTCAAAAGTTCATGCTGCAGTGACTGGGTATGATCTTCATTGTACCAGCGCTGGGCCTGCTCAATCACTGCGTTGAAGGGCAGATTATCGGTGCGCCAACCGTTCATCAGGGCCTGTAAACCGGCCGGCCGGGGTCCCCAGGTACCGATTTCGGCGAGGTCATGCGTCCGCAGGCAGATCAATTTGGGAATCGACCGCCCCCCGTTTGTCCGGTACGCATCCATAACGGCCAGGTGCTGATCGCGCAGCAGGAACCGGATCTCAACATGGGGCGAGTGCCCGGCAATACGGTCCAGTACGGGTATGCACTGAGCCGCATCGCCACACCACGACTCGGTGAGGACCAGCCAGGTCCACCGCTCCGGCAACTGGCTTATCTCGGTGCGCAGGTCTGCGATGACCGACGTCAGTTTGTGGAGCCGGTTCATGCGATGCAGATTTAATTTAACATACCCCAGAATCTCAGACGTGTTGTAAGCTGGATCGTCGGAGGTACTCATGCCCTGCGCTAGCCGATCGGTTGATAATTGCTGGTATTGTTCATAGGTTAGTGCCGCTGTAAGCACGGCGGGGGTAATAACGGGTGATGATGTTGTCATGACGTTGCGCTGTTCTCAGTATACACGAACAGGTAGGGTATTAACACCGTTTGAAAGCGCTTTTGTTTACCGATGCTGTTGCCATTGTATGCCAACCGACAGGGGTACATCCCAATATCGGCTGATAGTCCCGTAGCGCTCATAAGCCGGACAAGCGCTGTAGGCCAGGCCGGCGGCAGCCAGCAACCCGAGCCGGTTGCCGAGCGCGTAACTGCCAACAACTTCTCCACCAGCCCGGTACGCAAATAGAGAGCGGGGTCTGAATAGCACCAGGCCGGGCATGGCATACAGACGGGCCGTGCTCGTAAGTCGGGATGACCGGAGCAGGGCATACTGAATTCCACTTTTCGCCAGCAGCTGATTTCCCCAGCCGGTATACCCCACTTCGGCACCAGCGAGCCAGCCCAGCCGGTTCGTTCCAAACTGGCTCCGTTCGGCCTGCACGGCCCAGCCATTCCAGCCCGCGTCGGTTACGGTATTGTACCTGACGGAGCCAAGCCGCTGCACCCGTACCTGCACGGCCGACGTTTGTGCCAGCAATGGGGCCGCGCCGATCCACAGCCCAACTAACCACCGTACGTTTAGATTCATAAGCCGAGGGTATTCATAAACGAGACAAATTGACGCGCTGTCTGCTGCTGCTGATCGGCCCGGCTGATGGACGCGCTACCATCGCCGGCCTGATCGCCGTAGGCACCAAACTGCGCGTGGTTCCCCCCCGTGATCGGCACCGTAATGGTGGACGAAGGCAGTCGGGCGTATGCTGTCGATAAGGTAGACCTATCCAGCACCATATCGTTGGTGCCGTAGATGGATAGTACCCCACCCGGCCAGCCGGAAAGATCATCGCTTTTAGCGGGATAGGCCGCCATCAATACCAACCCCCGCACCGACGCAGGCCTGCGCGCAACCCAGGTGCAGGCTATAGCACCGCCCAGTGAATGCCCCCCGATAACCCAGTTCTTTATTTCGGGATGGGCGGAGAGAATAGGCCCGGCGGCTTCGGGCTGGAGCACCGCCAGGTTGGCGGGGACTTTAGCGATGAACACCCGGTACCCCGGACCCGCAGCAGCCAGTTGCTGCATCAGGCTCAGGTACGCGTGAGGGTCGACGAGCGCGCCGGGGTAGAACAGAAAGCCGGTAGTTGACCCGGTGCTCCCGGCTGCCGAGACAACGATGCTGGTGCGGTCTTCGGTGAGCGTAATCCCCGACACAGGGGGCGTTGGCTCCGGCAGGTACGAGCAGCCCAGAAGCAGCCCGGTGATGATGACGAGGAGGGGATAAAAACGCATAGGCCGGTGGATAACTCTCCACCGGCCTAACTCGTCTGCTACGTAAATGTTACAACCTGACTAGTAGGCGCGGGCGAAAATAACCCGTCCCGTCGATGGTTTGCCGGAGTAGACACAAACGCCTTCCTCGGCTTCCTGATCCAGTGGGATACACCGTATCGTGGCTTTTGTGGCTTCCTTGATGGCTTCTTCCGTTTCCGACGTACCATCCCAGTGTGCCAGCAGAAAGCCACCTTTCTCGAGTTGCTCCTGGAACTGCTCGAATGTATCGACCCGGAACGTATTGGTCTGCCGGAATGAATGCGCCCGATCGTAGATGGTTTGCTGAATATCGTCCAGCAGCCCCTTTATGTGGTCAGTCAGTCCGTCGAATGGCACGGTTTCTTTAGTTTTCAGGTCGCGCCGGGCTATCTCTACCGTCCCGTTTTCCAGATCCCGTCCGCCCATGGCCAGCCGAACCGGAACACCGCGCAGTTCATATTCCGCGAATTTCCAGCCGGGCTTGTTGGCGTCGGAGTCATCAAACTTCACCGAGATCCCCGCCTTGCGTAACTCAGCGACCAGCGGCTTTATTTTGGCCGAAATGGCCTCCAGCTGCTCCTCCGAGCGGTAGATGGGTACGATTACCACCTGGATGGGCGCCAGTTTGGGCGGCAGCACCAGTCCGTCGTCGTCGGAGTGAGCCATGATCAGGGCTCCCATCAGGCGCGTCGACACCCCCCAGGATGTTCCCCACACGTAGTCCAGCGTGTTCTGTTTGTTCAGAAACTGCACGTCGAACGCCTTGGCAAAGTTCTGACCCAGGAAGTGCGACGTACCGGCCTGGAGCGCCTTACCATCCTGCATCATGGCCTCGATACAAAGCGTATCGTCGGCCCCCGCGAAACGCTCGTTGGCGGTCTTGGTGCCTTTGATCACCGGCAGCGCCATCCACTCCTCGGCAAAGCGGGCGTAGATGTCGAGCATCTGGCGGGTTTCGGCTTCGGCCTCCGCCTTCGTCGCGTGAGCGGTGTGCCCTTCCTGCCAGAGGAATTCTGCCGTCCGCAGAAAGATCCGGGTTCGCATTTCCCAGCGCACTACGTTAGCCCACTGGTTGATGAGCAGCGGCAGATCCCGGTACGACTGAATCCAGTTCTTGTACGTGCTCCAGATGACCGTTTCCGACGTAGGCCGGACAATGAGTTCCTCTTCGAGTTTGGCTTCCGGATCGACAATGACACCGGAACCATCTTCGGCATTCTTGAGCCGGTAGTGGGTGACAACGGCGCACTCTTTGGCAAACCCTTCAACGTGCGAAGCTTCTTTGCTCAGAAACGACTTGGGGATAAACAACGGGAAGTAGGCGTTCTGGTGCCCCGTCTCCTTGAACATATCGTCCAGGGCCCGCTGCATTTTTTCCCAGATTGCAAACCCATAGGGCTTGATAACCATGCAGCCACGGACGGCGGAGTTCTCGGCCAGATCGGCCCGTTTGACCAATTCGTTATACCATTCGGAGTAGTTTTCACTACGGGAAGGAAGTGCTTTTGCCATGCTATTTCAGCCACCGATACGGATCAATGACATTATTTTTAAAACCGGATTAAACCATTCGATTCTAATTAGAATCTAATAAGTGAAAAGTTGCAAAGATAGCTTTTTATCCTATTTTTGTAATCAATCGTTCCCGACTTGTGTTTATGTACATGAGACGGTACTTACACAGGTTTCACGACATAATTCCCTTGCCAAATGAAAACGCAACGTTTATATCGATACCTGACGCTGGCCGCGTTGATGGGTTTCTGGAGTTGCTCCTCCAGCCGTCAAACCGCCCAGAACGCAGGTGAAGTGGACGACTTGTATGGCAGTTCGGCCAACGCGGCCGTATATGCCGGCAACGAGTCTGACGCGTCCACGGCAGCCCAGCGTCCCAGCCGTCAGCAGCAGCGCCTGGAGCGCCAGCGGTCTTCGCTCAGCGACAATCCTGAGTACTCCGACGAGCAGGGTTACGCGGCTAACACCGATGAATACTACTCGGAGCTGAGCGCCCGAAAACTGAACCGGGGGCTTTCGCCCGATCCGGGCTGGAACGACCAGGACAGCTACAACTCGGGCTTTGCCAATGGCTATAATGCCGCCAGCACTTCGGCCTACAGCTGGAACCGCTGGGGCTTCAACAACACCGGTTTTTACAATGGTCTCGGCCTGGGTTTAGGATTGGGTGCCTTTGGCGGGTTCAA is a window from the Spirosoma rigui genome containing:
- a CDS encoding FKBP-type peptidyl-prolyl cis-trans isomerase; amino-acid sequence: MAQAKSGDTVQVHYTGTLSDGTVFDSSAGRTPLEFTVGSGQVIKGFDEGVAGMNQGEKKTINIPVEDAYGPANEEMIFTLNRTDIPNDIPLEMGMTLNMHEDGNPRPIPVIVRDLTETNVTLDANHPLAGQDLVFEVELVGVKSPSGLIL
- a CDS encoding thioredoxin family protein codes for the protein MTTSSPVITPAVLTAALTYEQYQQLSTDRLAQGMSTSDDPAYNTSEILGYVKLNLHRMNRLHKLTSVIADLRTEISQLPERWTWLVLTESWCGDAAQCIPVLDRIAGHSPHVEIRFLLRDQHLAVMDAYRTNGGRSIPKLICLRTHDLAEIGTWGPRPAGLQALMNGWRTDNLPFNAVIEQAQRWYNEDHTQSLQHELLTLVRSWSKVSV
- a CDS encoding alpha/beta fold hydrolase; its protein translation is MRFYPLLVIITGLLLGCSYLPEPTPPVSGITLTEDRTSIVVSAAGSTGSTTGFLFYPGALVDPHAYLSLMQQLAAAGPGYRVFIAKVPANLAVLQPEAAGPILSAHPEIKNWVIGGHSLGGAIACTWVARRPASVRGLVLMAAYPAKSDDLSGWPGGVLSIYGTNDMVLDRSTLSTAYARLPSSTITVPITGGNHAQFGAYGDQAGDGSASISRADQQQQTARQFVSFMNTLGL
- the proS gene encoding proline--tRNA ligase yields the protein MAKALPSRSENYSEWYNELVKRADLAENSAVRGCMVIKPYGFAIWEKMQRALDDMFKETGHQNAYFPLFIPKSFLSKEASHVEGFAKECAVVTHYRLKNAEDGSGVIVDPEAKLEEELIVRPTSETVIWSTYKNWIQSYRDLPLLINQWANVVRWEMRTRIFLRTAEFLWQEGHTAHATKAEAEAETRQMLDIYARFAEEWMALPVIKGTKTANERFAGADDTLCIEAMMQDGKALQAGTSHFLGQNFAKAFDVQFLNKQNTLDYVWGTSWGVSTRLMGALIMAHSDDDGLVLPPKLAPIQVVIVPIYRSEEQLEAISAKIKPLVAELRKAGISVKFDDSDANKPGWKFAEYELRGVPVRLAMGGRDLENGTVEIARRDLKTKETVPFDGLTDHIKGLLDDIQQTIYDRAHSFRQTNTFRVDTFEQFQEQLEKGGFLLAHWDGTSETEEAIKEATKATIRCIPLDQEAEEGVCVYSGKPSTGRVIFARAY